The Orenia marismortui DSM 5156 genome has a window encoding:
- the fapR gene encoding transcription factor FapR: MKKLTKAERQKELEDRLDEDPFLIDRELADLFNVSIQTIRLDRMELGIPEVRERIKAVAKQANSKVKSVQREEIIGELVDIQLNETGISILEASDDLVLEKTKIVRGHHIFAQANSLAVAIIDADVALTGSAEVRYNRPVYINERLVAKAKVNKIIENRFYVKVETKINGETVFNGEFIIFSVGDNLMNKEG, from the coding sequence ATGAAAAAGTTAACCAAAGCTGAACGTCAAAAAGAATTAGAAGATCGACTAGATGAGGACCCTTTTTTGATTGATCGAGAGTTAGCTGATTTATTTAATGTAAGTATTCAAACTATTCGATTGGATAGAATGGAACTAGGGATTCCTGAAGTCAGAGAAAGGATTAAGGCTGTTGCTAAGCAGGCTAATTCTAAGGTTAAGTCAGTGCAAAGAGAAGAGATTATTGGTGAATTGGTTGATATTCAACTTAATGAGACTGGAATATCTATTTTAGAAGCTAGTGATGACCTTGTTTTAGAAAAGACTAAGATTGTTAGAGGACATCATATTTTTGCCCAGGCTAACTCTTTGGCTGTGGCTATTATTGATGCTGATGTTGCTTTGACAGGTTCGGCTGAGGTTAGATACAATAGACCAGTATACATAAACGAAAGATTAGTAGCAAAAGCAAAAGTTAATAAAATAATAGAGAATAGATTTTATGTAAAGGTAGAAACTAAGATTAATGGGGAAACTGTCTTTAATGGAGAATTCATAATCTTTTCTGTTGGAGATAACCTGATGAATAAGGAGGGTTAA
- the rpmF gene encoding 50S ribosomal protein L32, with translation MAVPKRRTSKTRKRKRRTHWKLSAPNLIECPQCHEPKLSHRVCPECGYYKGRKVK, from the coding sequence ATGGCGGTACCTAAGCGAAGAACGTCAAAAACTCGTAAGAGAAAAAGAAGAACTCATTGGAAGCTAAGTGCACCAAATTTAATTGAGTGTCCTCAATGTCATGAACCAAAGTTATCTCATCGTGTATGTCCAGAATGTGGATATTACAAAGGAAGAAAAGTAAAGTAA
- a CDS encoding YceD family protein produces MNAKVNIESIKEDLGTQLTAQLDISLDEMSIHGRQISFDNPAKLDLTVINSNDQYIITGKVELLVELPCSRCLEDFSMPLEFDFDFQVDKSAVDNDHIDLSQEILDGIRLHLPMKAACREDCKGLCPSCGINLNEEECDCIMHKVDPRLAKLSKLLDKKSK; encoded by the coding sequence ATGAATGCTAAAGTTAATATTGAAAGTATAAAAGAGGATCTTGGAACTCAACTTACAGCTCAATTAGATATATCTTTGGATGAAATGTCTATTCATGGTAGACAGATTTCCTTTGATAATCCTGCTAAGCTAGACTTAACAGTGATTAATTCAAATGATCAATATATAATCACCGGGAAAGTGGAGTTGTTAGTAGAGTTGCCTTGTAGCCGTTGTTTAGAGGATTTCTCTATGCCTTTAGAATTTGATTTTGATTTTCAAGTAGATAAGTCAGCAGTAGATAATGATCATATCGACCTGAGTCAAGAAATTTTAGATGGTATTAGATTACACTTACCTATGAAAGCAGCTTGTAGAGAAGACTGTAAAGGTTTGTGCCCAAGCTGTGGTATTAATCTGAATGAAGAAGAATGTGATTGTATAATGCACAAGGTCGATCCAAGATTGGCGAAGTTAAGTAAGCTGTTAGATAAAAAATCTAAATAA
- a CDS encoding acetate/propionate family kinase, whose product MKILVINSGSSSIKYQLINMEDESVLAKGLVERIGIEGSRLEQELSAGEEFEIKQDIPDHGVGMELVIDTLTDEDKGVISNVSEINAVGHRVVQGGDSFDKSVIVDEKVKKEIDRWASLAPLHNPANLMGIEVCEKLMPEATQVATFDSAFHQSMPEDVYMYALPYELYEKHSIRRYGAHGTSHKFVAEQAAKEMGKDIEDLKIITCHLGNGASVTAVKNGKSYDTSMGLTPLEGLVMGTRCGDIDPAIVPFVMEKEGLSPQEMDHLMNKESGFLGVSGISSDSRDIGEAASNGNKRAQLATNMFVYRVKKYIGSYIAAMNGVDAIVFTAGIGENAIDLREMICNDLDYLGIKVDSERNNVRAKITEINADDSKVKVFIIPTNEELVIARDTKLLMDN is encoded by the coding sequence ATGAAGATTTTAGTAATTAATAGTGGTAGTTCTTCAATTAAATATCAATTAATAAATATGGAAGATGAAAGTGTGTTAGCTAAAGGTTTAGTTGAAAGGATTGGGATTGAAGGTTCAAGATTAGAACAAGAGTTATCTGCAGGAGAAGAGTTTGAAATAAAGCAAGATATCCCTGATCATGGAGTAGGAATGGAGCTAGTTATTGATACATTGACTGATGAAGATAAGGGTGTTATTTCAAATGTTAGTGAGATTAATGCAGTAGGGCATAGAGTTGTGCAAGGTGGAGACTCTTTTGATAAATCAGTTATTGTGGATGAAAAGGTTAAGAAAGAAATTGATAGATGGGCTTCTTTAGCACCATTACATAACCCTGCTAACTTAATGGGGATTGAAGTTTGTGAGAAGTTAATGCCTGAAGCAACACAAGTAGCTACTTTTGATTCAGCTTTCCATCAAAGCATGCCAGAAGATGTATACATGTATGCTTTACCATATGAGTTATATGAGAAACATTCTATCAGACGTTATGGGGCTCATGGTACATCACACAAGTTTGTTGCGGAACAGGCAGCTAAAGAAATGGGTAAAGATATAGAAGATTTAAAGATTATTACTTGCCATTTAGGTAATGGAGCAAGTGTTACTGCAGTTAAAAATGGTAAGTCTTATGATACAAGTATGGGACTTACACCATTAGAAGGTTTAGTAATGGGAACTCGTTGTGGTGATATAGACCCAGCAATTGTACCATTTGTAATGGAGAAAGAAGGTTTATCTCCTCAAGAGATGGATCATTTAATGAATAAAGAAAGTGGTTTCTTGGGTGTATCTGGTATAAGTAGTGATTCTCGTGATATAGGAGAAGCAGCAAGTAATGGAAATAAACGTGCTCAACTAGCAACAAATATGTTTGTTTATAGAGTTAAAAAATACATTGGTTCTTATATTGCGGCTATGAATGGTGTAGATGCAATAGTATTTACAGCAGGAATTGGTGAGAATGCTATAGACTTAAGAGAGATGATTTGTAATGATTTAGATTATTTGGGAATCAAAGTTGATAGTGAAAGAAATAATGTAAGAGCTAAGATAACTGAGATTAATGCTGATGATTCTAAAGTTAAAGTATTTATAATACCAACAAATGAAGAGTTAGTTATTGCTCGAGATACAAAATTATTGATGGATAATTAA
- the pta gene encoding phosphate acetyltransferase produces MSFIGMIHEQARKAKKKIVLPEGTEARMVKAVPVILEKEIADIVLIGDEQEVKDVALEHGVDLTGAEIINPVNFERLDEYAQTYYELRKHKGISLEDAKEQIKDPLYFGAMMVKKGDADGKVAGAANATGNVLRAAIKVVGTAEGISVISGAFIMIVQDKDFGQDGLMVFGDCAVNPNPDANQLAEIAISSAKTAQDLAEIDPRVAMLSFSTNGSAKHEYVDKVQSAAKKAKEIKPELKIDGEMQSDAAIVPVVAQKKYPESDIAGTANVLIFPDLEAGNICYKLVQRLAHAEAIGPILQGVAKPVNDLSRGCNVQDIVNVTAITAVQAQNC; encoded by the coding sequence ATGAGTTTTATAGGAATGATTCATGAACAAGCAAGAAAAGCTAAAAAGAAGATAGTTCTTCCAGAAGGAACTGAAGCAAGAATGGTAAAAGCTGTTCCAGTTATTTTAGAAAAAGAAATCGCTGATATTGTTTTGATTGGTGATGAGCAGGAAGTCAAAGATGTTGCTTTAGAGCATGGAGTTGATTTAACAGGAGCAGAAATTATTAACCCAGTAAATTTTGAAAGATTAGATGAGTATGCTCAAACTTATTATGAATTGAGAAAGCATAAAGGTATTAGTTTAGAAGATGCTAAAGAACAAATAAAAGATCCTTTGTACTTTGGAGCGATGATGGTTAAAAAAGGAGATGCTGATGGTAAAGTAGCAGGAGCTGCCAATGCTACTGGTAATGTATTGCGTGCTGCTATTAAAGTAGTAGGTACTGCAGAAGGGATTTCTGTTATTTCAGGTGCTTTTATTATGATTGTACAGGATAAAGATTTTGGTCAAGATGGTTTAATGGTATTTGGAGATTGTGCTGTAAATCCAAATCCAGATGCAAATCAATTGGCTGAGATAGCAATTTCTTCTGCTAAAACTGCACAAGATTTAGCAGAGATTGATCCTAGAGTAGCAATGTTATCTTTCTCAACAAATGGTAGTGCTAAGCATGAGTATGTTGATAAGGTACAGTCAGCTGCTAAGAAGGCTAAAGAAATTAAACCAGAATTGAAGATAGATGGAGAAATGCAATCTGATGCAGCAATAGTACCAGTAGTTGCTCAGAAGAAGTATCCAGAGAGTGATATTGCTGGAACAGCAAACGTATTGATTTTCCCAGATTTAGAGGCAGGAAATATCTGTTATAAATTAGTACAAAGGTTAGCACATGCTGAGGCTATTGGACCTATTTTACAAGGTGTAGCTAAACCTGTAAATGATCTATCTCGTGGATGTAATGTACAAGATATAGTTAATGTGACAGCTATTACTGCTGTACAAGCACAGAATTGCTAG
- a CDS encoding nucleotidyltransferase: MKILGIITEYNPFHQGHQFHINKSLEKSNANACICIMSGPFLQRGEPAIVNQWARTKMALNSGVDLLIQLPVTYSVRSAEHFALGAVKLLNSTGIVDSLCFGSELGISKILRDIAKLISDKPKELDLKIKKNMDQGISYPAARSKAISEYIKINSSKFKVSASQAMNILNNPNNILGLEYMKALIKLKSPITPLTIQRKGSQYHSKKLNQLASASAIREEIRINQINNSILINDKIREVIPTITSQILIDQFKNNLGPIFYDNFSTQILTLIRRTSSEELKKYENIIGGLENRIKEAANKATSIQELIDLINTKRFTKTRIQRILTHILLGLDQKTLNNFDQNGGPQYLRILGFNNKGRDLLKLIKQNSTLPLITKVANHFRTNQNPNNLLQEMLNIDIKANNIYALAYPNKQKRQGNIDFFNNPIINIE, translated from the coding sequence ATGAAGATTTTAGGGATCATTACAGAATATAATCCTTTTCATCAAGGACATCAATTTCATATTAATAAATCATTAGAAAAAAGTAATGCTAATGCTTGTATATGTATTATGAGTGGACCTTTTTTACAACGAGGTGAACCTGCAATAGTTAACCAATGGGCTAGAACTAAAATGGCTTTAAATTCTGGAGTTGACTTACTTATACAATTACCTGTTACTTATTCAGTACGAAGTGCAGAACATTTTGCTTTAGGAGCTGTTAAGTTACTAAATTCAACAGGTATAGTTGATTCTTTATGTTTTGGTAGTGAATTAGGAATAAGTAAGATATTGAGAGATATAGCTAAACTTATATCTGATAAACCTAAAGAATTAGACCTTAAAATTAAAAAAAATATGGATCAAGGAATCTCTTATCCTGCAGCTAGAAGTAAAGCAATATCAGAATATATAAAAATCAATTCCAGTAAATTTAAAGTTTCAGCATCTCAAGCTATGAATATATTAAATAACCCAAATAATATACTTGGCTTAGAATATATGAAAGCATTAATAAAATTAAAGAGTCCAATTACTCCTCTAACTATTCAAAGGAAAGGTAGCCAATATCATTCTAAAAAATTAAATCAATTAGCTAGTGCCTCTGCTATTAGAGAAGAAATCAGAATCAATCAAATCAATAACTCTATATTAATTAATGATAAAATTAGAGAAGTAATACCTACTATTACATCTCAAATATTAATAGATCAATTTAAAAATAATCTAGGACCAATATTCTATGATAATTTTTCCACTCAAATATTAACTTTAATTAGAAGAACAAGTAGTGAAGAGTTAAAAAAATATGAAAATATTATAGGTGGCCTAGAAAATAGAATTAAAGAAGCAGCTAATAAAGCTACTTCTATACAAGAATTGATCGATCTAATTAATACTAAACGCTTTACCAAAACAAGAATCCAAAGAATATTAACACATATTCTATTAGGTTTAGATCAAAAAACTCTAAATAACTTTGACCAAAATGGTGGTCCACAATATCTACGTATATTAGGCTTTAATAACAAAGGAAGGGATTTACTTAAACTAATCAAACAAAATTCTACCCTGCCCTTAATTACTAAAGTAGCAAATCACTTCAGAACAAATCAAAACCCTAATAATCTATTGCAAGAAATGTTAAATATTGATATTAAGGCTAATAATATTTATGCTTTAGCTTATCCTAACAAACAAAAAAGGCAGGGAAATATCGACTTTTTTAATAATCCAATAATAAATATAGAGTAG
- a CDS encoding YlbL family protein — protein sequence MRRINKEDKLLIFGLILILIVGFLVFYPVGYYRISPGVAKTLAPMVKVKANKYPIEGEVMLTAVSMREARLFDYIYIKLFKPKFIELRPKPQGIDMNEYAELMLEMMKESQLKATAVALKEAGYNPEITGEGVKIVKVLEEGDAYGKLKDGDIIVAVDDKPVQLLTDTIKKIQDREVGQEVKITVIRNGKKENYQLRTLALQENSDNPSIGVFVAPYKREYKFPINISINAGKIGGPSAGSMFTLEIFNRLTKEDITHGLKVAGTGTIDLDGSIGRIDGIQQKIVAAKKKGAKIFFAPIGNSDKAKQMKDYGIDIVIVDNVEDIISYLENLKG from the coding sequence ATGAGAAGGATAAATAAAGAAGATAAGCTTCTGATTTTTGGATTAATTCTTATTTTAATAGTAGGGTTTCTAGTATTCTATCCTGTGGGATATTATAGAATTTCACCAGGAGTAGCTAAGACTTTAGCACCAATGGTGAAAGTAAAAGCTAACAAATATCCTATAGAAGGTGAAGTGATGTTGACAGCCGTTTCCATGAGAGAGGCTAGGTTATTTGACTATATATATATTAAGTTGTTTAAACCTAAATTCATTGAATTAAGGCCTAAGCCACAAGGAATTGATATGAATGAGTATGCAGAATTAATGTTAGAGATGATGAAAGAAAGCCAATTAAAAGCTACAGCTGTTGCTTTAAAAGAAGCAGGTTATAACCCTGAAATAACTGGTGAGGGGGTAAAGATAGTTAAGGTTTTAGAAGAGGGAGATGCTTATGGTAAGTTAAAAGATGGAGATATTATAGTTGCAGTAGATGATAAACCTGTACAATTATTGACTGATACAATTAAGAAGATACAAGATAGAGAAGTGGGTCAAGAAGTTAAGATAACTGTTATAAGGAATGGAAAGAAAGAAAATTATCAGCTTAGAACTTTAGCATTACAAGAAAATTCAGATAATCCTTCAATAGGTGTATTTGTTGCTCCTTATAAGAGAGAGTATAAATTCCCAATTAATATTAGTATTAATGCTGGCAAGATTGGGGGGCCTTCGGCTGGTAGTATGTTTACATTAGAGATATTTAACCGTTTAACTAAAGAAGATATTACTCATGGGTTGAAAGTTGCAGGAACGGGTACTATTGATTTGGATGGAAGTATAGGTAGGATAGATGGTATTCAACAGAAAATAGTTGCTGCTAAAAAGAAAGGAGCAAAGATATTTTTTGCCCCTATAGGAAATTCAGATAAGGCTAAACAAATGAAAGACTATGGAATTGATATTGTTATAGTAGATAATGTTGAAGATATTATCTCTTATTTAGAAAATTTAAAAGGTTAA
- a CDS encoding patatin-like phospholipase family protein, whose translation MKPTLGLALGAGSARGLAHIGVLKAFEEEEIKIDYIGGTSMGSIIGGFYSAGQELDKLEKLATHLKWEHLTDITVPRKGLIAGNKIRDFFDLLTQNKDFSDLQIPFVALAADIETGEEVIIDKGLVADAMRASMSVPGIYIPYELEGKKLVDGAVINRVPVSPVRELGADLVIGVEVSHNLIHGSKVNNIFDVIMNSIDIMQQELAKHKNTGADLLIIPEVGNIPSTGLDHAERSIDLGYKAAKELIPKIRKLIEEWDNNEKDK comes from the coding sequence ATGAAGCCAACTCTTGGTTTAGCTTTAGGAGCTGGATCAGCAAGGGGATTAGCACATATAGGCGTTTTAAAGGCTTTTGAAGAAGAAGAAATTAAGATTGATTATATAGGTGGAACAAGTATGGGAAGCATAATTGGTGGTTTTTATTCTGCTGGTCAAGAGTTAGATAAATTAGAGAAATTAGCGACTCACTTGAAATGGGAGCATCTAACTGATATTACTGTTCCTAGAAAAGGTTTAATAGCAGGGAATAAAATTAGAGACTTTTTTGATTTGTTAACTCAAAATAAAGATTTCAGTGATTTGCAGATACCTTTTGTAGCTTTGGCAGCTGATATAGAAACTGGAGAAGAAGTAATTATAGATAAAGGTTTAGTAGCAGATGCTATGAGAGCTAGTATGTCTGTACCAGGTATTTATATACCTTATGAATTAGAAGGGAAAAAGTTAGTAGATGGTGCTGTTATTAATCGTGTTCCTGTTAGTCCTGTTAGGGAATTAGGAGCTGATCTAGTTATTGGGGTAGAGGTTAGCCATAATCTAATACATGGTAGTAAAGTGAATAATATTTTTGATGTGATTATGAATTCAATAGATATTATGCAACAAGAGCTTGCTAAACATAAAAATACTGGGGCTGATCTATTGATTATTCCAGAGGTTGGTAATATACCTTCTACTGGTTTAGATCATGCTGAAAGATCTATTGATTTGGGTTATAAAGCTGCCAAAGAGCTTATTCCCAAGATTAGAAAGTTAATAGAGGAGTGGGATAATAATGAGAAGGATAAATAA
- a CDS encoding DUF362 domain-containing protein yields MAYTINDSCISCGVCESTCPVEAISEGATQFEIDADLCIDCGACAGSCPVEAIEE; encoded by the coding sequence ATGGCTTATACAATTAATGATTCTTGTATTTCTTGTGGTGTATGTGAAAGTACTTGCCCAGTAGAGGCTATTTCTGAAGGTGCTACTCAATTTGAAATTGATGCTGATCTTTGTATCGATTGTGGTGCTTGTGCTGGATCTTGCCCAGTAGAGGCTATTGAGGAGTAA